A genomic window from Corvus hawaiiensis isolate bCorHaw1 chromosome 29, bCorHaw1.pri.cur, whole genome shotgun sequence includes:
- the VPS45 gene encoding vacuolar protein sorting-associated protein 45, whose amino-acid sequence MNAVLAVRQYVSKMIEDSGPGMKVLLMDRETTGAVSVVYTQSEILQREVYLFERLDSPNREPMKHLKAICFLRPTKENVELLVQELRRPKYSVYFIYFSNVISKSDVKALAEADEQEVVAEVQEFYGDYIAVNPHVFSLNLLGCCRGHSWDPAQLTRTTQGLTALLLSLKKCPMIRYQLSSEPAKRLAECVKQVITKEYELFDFRRTEVPPLLLILDRSDDAITPLLNQWTYQAMVHELLGINNNRIDLSRVPGISKDLREVVLSAENDEFYANNMYLNFAEIGTNIKNLMEDFQRRKPKEQQKLESIADMKAFVENYPQFKKMSGTVSKHVTVVGELSRLVAERNLLEVSEVEQELACQSDHSSALQSVRRLLQSPRLSELDAARLVMLYALRYERHGSSGLPALLEELRGRGGTDRYRKLVSAVVEYGGKRVRGSDLFSPKDAVAITKQFLKGLKGIENVYTQHQPLLQETLDQLIKGKLKDSQYPYLGPNTLRDRPQDIIVFLIGGAMYEEALAVFNLNRSNPGVRIVLGGTTIHNTRSFLEEVTAAGFRGRSTDSSQVPRSSSRR is encoded by the exons ATGAACGCGGTGCTGGCGGTCCGGCAGTACGTGTCCAAGATGATCGAGGACAGCGGCCCCGGCATGAAAGTGCTGCTGATGGACCGGGAGACG ACCGGCGCCGTGAGCGTGGTGTACACCCAGTCCGAGATCCTGCAGCGCGAGGTTTATCTCTTCGAGCGCCTCGACTCGCCCAACAGGGAGCCCATGAAGCACCTCAAGGCCATCTGCTTCCTGCGGCCCACCAAG GAGAACGTGGAGCTCCTGGTGCAGGAGCTGCGAAGGCCCAAGTACAGCGTCTACTTCATCT ATTTCAGCAACGTCATCAGCAAGAGTGATGTGAAGGCCTTGGCTGAGGCCGATGAGCAGGAGGTCGTGGCTGAAGTCCAG gAGTTCTACGGCGACTACATTGCGGTGAACCCACATGTCTTCTCCCTCAACCTCCTGGGCTGCTGCCGG GGCCACAGCTGGGACCCGGCTCAGCTCACCAGGACAACCCAGGGgctcactgctctgctgctgtccctgaaGAAGTGCCCCATGATCCGGTACCAGCTCTCCTCAgagccagcgaagcgcttggccgAGTGCGTGAAG CAAGTGATCACGAAGGAGTACGAGCTGTTTGACTTCCGGCGCACCGaggtccctcccctgctcctcatcctggaCCGGTCGGATGATGCCATCACCCCACTCCTGAACCAG TGGACGTACCAGGCCATGGTCCACGAGCTGCTGGGGATCAACAACAACCGCATCGACCTGTCCCGGGTGCCAGGGATCAGCAAGGACCTGCGGGAGGTCGTCCTGTCAGCCGAGAACGATGAATTCTACGCCAAC AACATGTACCTGAACTTCGCCGAGATTGGCACCAACATCAAGAACCTGATGGAGGATTTCCAGAGGAGGAAGccaaaggagcagcagaagctggagTCCATCGCGGATATGAAG GCCTTTGTGGAGAACTACCCTCAGTTCAAGAAGATGTCAGGCACAGTGTCCAAGCATGTGACAGTGGTGGGGGAACTGTCCCGGCTCGTGGCGGAGCGGAACCTGCTGGAGGTGTCAGAGGTGGAGCAGGAGCTCGCCTGCCAGAGTGACCATTCCAGCGCGCTCCAG AGCGTGCGGcggctgctgcagagcccgCGGCTGTCGGAGCTGGACGCCGCGCGGTTGGTGATGCTCTACGCGCTGCGCTACGAACGCCACGGCAGCAGCGGCCTCCCGGcactgctggaggagctgcgcGGCCGCGGTGGCACCGACAGGTACCGCAAG ctggtGTCCGCCGTGGTGGAGTACGGAGGGAAGCGGGTCCGAGGCAGTGACCTGTTCAGCCCCAAGGATGCCGTGGCCATCACCAAGCAGTTCCTCAAAGGCCTGAAG GGCATCGAGAACGTGTACACCCAgcaccagcccctgctccaggaAACCCTGGACCAGCTCATCAAGGGAAAGCTCAAGGACAGCCAGTATCCCTACCTGGGCCCCAACACACTCCGGGACAG GCCTCAGGATATTATTGTATTCCTCATCGGAGGGGCCATGTACGAGGAGGCTCTGGCCGTGTTCAACCTGAACCGCTCCAACCCCGGTGTCCGCATCGTCCTGGGGGGGACCACCATCCACAACACCAGGAG CTTCCTGGAGGAGGTCACAGCCGCGGGGTTCCGCGGGCGAAGCACTGACAGCTCCCAAGTCCCAAGGTCCAGCAGCCGACGGTGA
- the PLEKHO1 gene encoding pleckstrin homology domain-containing family O member 1 → MKKNNSAKRGHQDGNQQPVQPEKVGWVRKFCGKGIFREIWKNRYVVLKGDQLYISEKEVKDEKNIQEMFDLSDYEKCEELRKSKSRSKKNHSKFTLAHSREPGNMAPNLIFLAVSPEEKESWINALNSAITRAKNRILDEVTVEEDSFLAHPTRDRAKIQHSRRPPTRGHLMAVASTSTSDGMLTLDLIQEEDASPEDHGTCEESFRVDLDKSVAHLTAGRRRSDSDNTKSSEKGRTGSLPRQEVTSWDRAGQRNDSFDKGTMYTPQVPKKLSHSEKNKCASMEEILSRRDSSTHRAVLRKGLEAQFASAEPEQLSRIQELVALKLEKTQELLTEVKGYGEGKRKTKDSNTSTTITTTSSSSSSSKSDSERILQESERLLGEASSTWSQAKRVLQEIKELRDLYKQFELQQSDSKPKQSSQSQFRKSMM, encoded by the exons atgaaaaaaaataattctgcaaaaAGG GGGCACCAGGATGGAAACCAGCAACCTGTGCAGCCGGAGAAGGTCGGCTGGGTGCGGAAATTTTGCGGGAAAGGCATTTTTAGGGAAATCTGGAAAAACCGTTATGTGGTTCTGAAGGGAGATCAGCTTTACATCTCGGAGAAGGAG gtaaaagatgaaaaaaacataCAGGAAATGTTTGACCTGAGTGACTACGAGAAATGTGAAGAGCTCAGGAAGTCCAAAAGTAGAAGCAAAAAGAACCACAGCAAATTTACCCTCGCCCACTCCAGGGAGCCTGGAAACATG GCACCAAATCTGATCTTCCTGGCTGTGAGTCCAGAAGAGAAAGAGTCCTGGATTAACGCCCTCAACTCTGCAATCACACGTGCTAAAAACCGGATCTTGGACGAG GTCACCGTGGAAGAGGACAGTTTCCTTGCCCACCCGACGCGCGACAGAGCCAAGATCCAGCACTCCCGGCGCCCTCCCACGCGGGGTCACCTCATGGCTGTG gcATCTACCTCAACCTCTGACGGAATGCTGACCCTCGACCTGATCCAGGAGGAAGACGCCTCTCCAGAGGATCACGGCACCTGCGAGGAGAGTTTCCGGGTGGATCTGGACAAGTCCGTGGCACACCTCACTGCTGGGCGGCGCCGCTCGGACTCGGACAACACCAAGTCATCGGAGAAAGGGCGGACAGGGAGCCTCCCGCGGCAGGAGGTGACCTcgtgggacagagctgggcagcGCAATGACTCCTTTGACAAAGGGACCATGTACACACCGCAGGTCCCCAAAAAGCTCTCACACTCAGAAAAGAATAAATGTGCCTCCATGGAAGAAATCCTGTCCCGACGGGACTCTTCCACGCACCGGGCGGTGCtgaggaaggggctggaggCTCAGTTTGCCTCGGCAGAGCCGGAGCAGCTGTCCCGGATACAGGAACTGGTTGcactgaaactggaaaaaactcAGGAACTGCTGACAGAGGTGAAGGGCTACGGGGAAGGCAAGAGAAAGACCAAGGATTCCAACACCagcaccaccatcaccaccacctcttcttcctcatcATCTTCCAAGTCGGACTCTGAAAGGATCCTGCAGGAATCTGAGAGGCTGCTGGGGGAGGCTTCCTCCACCTGGAGCCAAGCCAAGAGGGTGCTGCAGGAGATCAAAGAGCTGAGGGACCTGTACAAACAGTTTGAGCTGCAGCAGTCAGACTCGAAGCCCAAACAGAGCTCACAGTCGCAGTTTAGGAAGAGCATGATGTGA